Proteins from a genomic interval of Papaver somniferum cultivar HN1 chromosome 4, ASM357369v1, whole genome shotgun sequence:
- the LOC113272466 gene encoding transcription factor MYB62-like, translated as MPPKREYLEILDFEMQCGCMCSNILHYQYNLSLASVAANFSTSVVRSNVNFHEDEEEEENENGVLIHDDEDELRRGPWTLDEDKLLVHYISCHGDRRWNHLAKSSGLKRTGKSCRLRWLNYLKPDVKRGNLTIEEQILIIQLQSKLGNRWSRIAKHLPGRTDNEIKNYWRTRVQKQERQRLKFDPNNMPALVPDHAMGCFAPRTTMDIIGDMNCNTSQALVNNTASCTSSTSSLVPNSTISISRAFVDTSGDSGHHNTHTTNNGTAEYDINGSAFPKAIDCSYQMINDCGNVYDYMDALINLGNSISSRCHITEDNAVLDDQTAINDLWKW; from the exons ATGCCGCCAAAGAGAGAATATCTAGAGATTCTAGATTTTGAAATGCAATGTGGTTGCATG TGTTCTAACATTCTTCATTATCAGTATAATTTGTCCTTGGCTTCAGTGGCAGCCAATTTTAGCACTAGTGTTGTTAGGAGCAATGTTAATTttcatgaagatgaagaagaagaggaaaatgaaaatggtgttctaattcatgatgatgaagatgagttgaGAAGAGGTCCATGGACTCTTGATGAAGACAAACTTCTCGTCCATTACATTTCTTGCCATGGCGATCGGCGTTGGAATCATTTAGCGAAATCTTCAG GATTGAAGAGAACTGGTAAAAGTTGCAGATTAAGGTGGTTGAATTATCTAAAACCGGATGTTAAGCGCGGAAACCTTACTATTGAAGAACAGATTTTGATTATTCAACTACAATCGAAGTTGGGCAACAG GTGGTCCAGAATTGCAAAACATCTACCAGGAAGAACAGATAATGAAATAAAGAACTACTGGAGAACACGCGTGCAAAAGCAAGAAAGACAACGCCTCAAGTTCGATCCTAATAACATGCCTGCACTGGTTCCTGATCACGCAATGGGATGCTTTGCACCTAGGACAACAATGGACATAATAGGGGATATGAATTGCAACACAAGTCAAGCCCTCGTAAATAATACCGCAAGCTGCACCTCTTCAACGTCATCATTGGTGCCAAATTCAACAATAAGCATCTCAAGGGCATTTGTTGATACGTCAGGAGACTCAGGACACCATAATACTCACACTACTAATAATGGTACTGCTGAGTATGATATCAACGGTTCTGCATTTCCAAAGGCAATTGACTGTAGTTATCAAATGATTAACGATTGTGGTAATGTTTATGATTACATGGATGCTTTAATCAACTTGGGAAACTCGATATCGAGTCGCTGCCACATCACAGAAGACAACGCGGTCTTGGACGATCAGACGGCAATAAATGATCTTTGGAAGTGGTGA
- the LOC113273840 gene encoding uncharacterized protein LOC113273840 isoform X2, with protein MAALFSSQTNLSSSLVIHSYPVKLKKFPIRKSVNVAKKVSLFAVLVDNGKMKVPFKLKEGQSRKFHQLPSGLKMEVISQKGLDQNTNNKLKNPPLVFIHGSYHAAWCWAEHWLPFFSENGFDCSALSLLSQGESDEPPGPAAGTLETHASDVASFIQKEITAPPVLLGHSFGGLIVQFYLSSVETKEEIPGSANSLPKLAGAVLLCSVPPTGNGGLVWRYMRSKPIAAFKVTISLAAKGFATSLSLCKETFFSPELQDHLTRSYQKLMVESSRMPLFDLKKLNASLPVPRVPRSSFELLVLGASNDFIVSALKGLLTT; from the exons ATGGCTGCTTTATTTTCATCACAGACCAATTTATCTTCTTCCCTTGTTATTCATTCATACCCAGTGAAGTTGAAGAAGTTCCCTATAAGGAAGAGTGTAAATGTAGCAAAGAAAGTATCTCTGTTTGCAGTTTTAGTGGATAATGGTAAAATGAAAGTCCCATTCAAGTTAAAGGAGGGTCAGTCAagaaaatttcatcaacttccttctggattaaaaatggaagttaTATCTCAAAAGGGTTTGGATCAGAATACTAATAATAAGCTGAAAAACCCACCTCTTGTTTTTATCCATGGAAGTTATCATGCAGCATGGTGTTGGGCTGAACATTGGCTCCCTTTCTTTTCTGAAAATGGGTTTGATTGTTCTGCTCTTAGCTTGCTTTCTCAG GGTGAAAGTGATGAACCTCCAGGACCAGCAGCAGGTACCCTTGAG ACACATGCTAGTGATGTTGCTTCCTTCATCCAAAAAGAAATTACTGCACCACCGGTGTTACTTGGACATTCATTTGGGGGACTTATTGTTCAGTTTTACTTATCAAGCGTGGAAACTAAAGAAGAAATCCCAG GATCTGCAAATTCACTCCCAAAACTTGCTGGAGCCGTACTTCTCTGCTCAGTACCTCCTACAGGAAATGG TGGGTTGGTGTGGCGATATATGCGTTCTAAACCGATTGCTGCTTTTAAG GTCACAATCAGTTTAGCTGCAAAAGGTTTTGCAACCTCTTTATCTCTTTGTAAGGAAACGTTCTTCTCCCCTGAACTGCAAGACCATCTGACCCGAAG CTATCAGAAGTTAATGGTAGAGAGTTCAAGGATGCCATTGTTTGATCTGAAGAAGCTGAATGCATCATTGCCTGTTCCTCGTGTACCAAGATCGTCTTTTGAACTACTTGTTTTAGGTGCAAGTAATGACTTCATTGTG TCTGCATTGAAGGGATTGCTCACGACATGA
- the LOC113273840 gene encoding uncharacterized protein LOC113273840 isoform X1, producing the protein MAALFSSQTNLSSSLVIHSYPVKLKKFPIRKSVNVAKKVSLFAVLVDNGKMKVPFKLKEGQSRKFHQLPSGLKMEVISQKGLDQNTNNKLKNPPLVFIHGSYHAAWCWAEHWLPFFSENGFDCSALSLLSQGESDEPPGPAAGTLETHASDVASFIQKEITAPPVLLGHSFGGLIVQFYLSSVETKEEIPGSANSLPKLAGAVLLCSVPPTGNGGLVWRYMRSKPIAAFKVTISLAAKGFATSLSLCKETFFSPELQDHLTRSYQKLMVESSRMPLFDLKKLNASLPVPRVPRSSFELLVLGASNDFIVDSETAMFYGVEPVCIEGIAHDMMLDCTWDKGAHVILSWLSNRFT; encoded by the exons ATGGCTGCTTTATTTTCATCACAGACCAATTTATCTTCTTCCCTTGTTATTCATTCATACCCAGTGAAGTTGAAGAAGTTCCCTATAAGGAAGAGTGTAAATGTAGCAAAGAAAGTATCTCTGTTTGCAGTTTTAGTGGATAATGGTAAAATGAAAGTCCCATTCAAGTTAAAGGAGGGTCAGTCAagaaaatttcatcaacttccttctggattaaaaatggaagttaTATCTCAAAAGGGTTTGGATCAGAATACTAATAATAAGCTGAAAAACCCACCTCTTGTTTTTATCCATGGAAGTTATCATGCAGCATGGTGTTGGGCTGAACATTGGCTCCCTTTCTTTTCTGAAAATGGGTTTGATTGTTCTGCTCTTAGCTTGCTTTCTCAG GGTGAAAGTGATGAACCTCCAGGACCAGCAGCAGGTACCCTTGAG ACACATGCTAGTGATGTTGCTTCCTTCATCCAAAAAGAAATTACTGCACCACCGGTGTTACTTGGACATTCATTTGGGGGACTTATTGTTCAGTTTTACTTATCAAGCGTGGAAACTAAAGAAGAAATCCCAG GATCTGCAAATTCACTCCCAAAACTTGCTGGAGCCGTACTTCTCTGCTCAGTACCTCCTACAGGAAATGG TGGGTTGGTGTGGCGATATATGCGTTCTAAACCGATTGCTGCTTTTAAG GTCACAATCAGTTTAGCTGCAAAAGGTTTTGCAACCTCTTTATCTCTTTGTAAGGAAACGTTCTTCTCCCCTGAACTGCAAGACCATCTGACCCGAAG CTATCAGAAGTTAATGGTAGAGAGTTCAAGGATGCCATTGTTTGATCTGAAGAAGCTGAATGCATCATTGCCTGTTCCTCGTGTACCAAGATCGTCTTTTGAACTACTTGTTTTAGGTGCAAGTAATGACTTCATTGTG GATTCTGAAACAGCCATGTTTTACGGTGTTGAACCAGTCTGCATTGAAGGGATTGCTCACGACATGATGTTGGATTGTACATGGGATAAAGGTGCACATGTTATATTATCCTGGTTGAGTAACCGATTTACGTGA